In Phacochoerus africanus isolate WHEZ1 chromosome 1, ROS_Pafr_v1, whole genome shotgun sequence, the following are encoded in one genomic region:
- the SUCNR1 gene encoding succinate receptor 1 — protein MGRHCHVKEAREGRTSRSCRIASNATCKNWQATEIALGKYYLSIFYGIEFIVGVFGNTAVVFGYIFCLKNWNSSNIYLFNLAISDLAFLCTLPMLMRSYAHGKWTYGHMLCISNRYVLHANLYTSILFLTFISIDRYMLMKYPFREHLLQKKKLAVLISLAIWGLVTVELLPILPLINPMIAANSTSCTDYASSGDPNVSLTYSMCLTFLGFLIPLFVMCFFYFKIALFLKQRSRQLATALPLEKPLNLVIMAVVIFSVLFTPYHIMRNVRIASRGGTWKQSKCTEAIINSLYMVTRPLAFLNSVINPVFYFLVGDHFREMLMNKLRNNFKFLTSFRR, from the exons ATGGGAAGACATTGCCATGTCAAGGAAGCCAGGGAAGGGAGAACTTCCAGAAGCTGTAGAATA GCATCAAATGCAACCTGCAAAAATTGGCAGGCAACAGAGATTGCCTTGGGAAAGTATTACCTTTCCATTTTTTATGGGATTGAGTTCATTGTGGGAGTCTTTGGGAATACTGCTGTTGTTTTCGGCTACATCTTCTGTCTGAAGAACTGGAACAGCAGTAACATCTATCTCTTTAACCTTGCTATTTCTGACTTGGCTTTTTTGTGTACCCTTCCCATGCTGATGAGAAGTTATGCCCATGGAAAATGGACATATGGACACATGCTCTGCATAAGCAACCGATACGTGCTTCATGCCAACCTCTACACCAgcattcttttcctcacttttATCAGCATTGATCGATACATGCTCATGAAGTATCCTTTCCGGGAACACCTCTTGCAAAAGAAAAAGCTTGCTGTCTTAATTTCTTTGGCCATTTGGGGTTTAGTAACTGTAGAGCTCCTGCCCATACTTCCTCTTATAAATCCTATGATAGCTGCGAATAGCACCAGCTGTACTGATTATGCGAGTTCTGGGGACCCCAACGTCAGCCTCACTTACAGCATGTGTCTCACTTTCTTGGGGTTTCTAATTCCTCTTTTTGTGATGTGCTTCTTTTATTTCAAGATTGCCCTTTTCCTAAAGCAGAGGAGCAGGCAGTTGGCTACCGCTCTGCCCCTTGAAAAGCCTCTCAACTTAGTCATCATGGCGGTTGTGATCTTCTCTGTGCTGTTTACTCCCTACCACATCATGCGGAACGTGAGGATCGCTTCTCGTGGGGGGACCTGGAAGCAGTCAAAGTGCACTGAGGCCATCATCAACTCCTTGTACATGGTGACTCGGCCTCTGGCCTTTTTGAACAGCGTCATCAACCCTGTCTTCTATTTCCTCGTGGGCGATCACTTCAGGGAGATGTTGATGAATAAACTGAGGAACAATTTCAAGTTCCTTACATCCTTTAGAAGATGA